A portion of the Eubacterium maltosivorans genome contains these proteins:
- a CDS encoding DUF3795 domain-containing protein: protein MKEIISCCGVVCTSCEYYPEICAGCPAIEGKAFWLEYTGGVICDIYKCCILEKKLPHCGKCEELACHRYFDTPDPTKTQEENEADFKRQMKQLRRMK, encoded by the coding sequence ATGAAAGAAATTATCAGTTGTTGTGGCGTTGTCTGTACAAGCTGTGAGTATTATCCTGAAATCTGCGCGGGCTGCCCAGCTATTGAGGGAAAAGCCTTCTGGCTTGAGTATACCGGTGGGGTAATCTGTGATATTTATAAATGCTGTATTCTCGAGAAGAAGCTCCCCCATTGCGGAAAATGTGAAGAGCTGGCATGCCACCGCTATTTTGATACCCCGGACCCTACCAAAACTCAAGAAGAAAATGAAGCGGATTTTAAGAGACAGATGAAACAGCTCAGGAGGATGAAATAG
- a CDS encoding MerR family transcriptional regulator: MYRISEFSKITNLTVKALRYYDEQGILAPSHRDSQNGYRYYSEEDFKRAQLVALLRSFDFSISELRDVMENFDEDADLTYFLEEKKAMIENKIEKEKELLKEISLYIEPVGQEESHMQYKIEVKRLEPVMVASIRYQGLYSEVGKYIARIYKAVKGSASGIPFNLYYNEAYQEKADIEICVPVKRYIEAAGIECKTLPAVERAVSTIHQGSYSHFNHAYKALLDYSKAQGLKLLIPSREIYIKGPGVIFKGNENKYMTEIVIPFE; this comes from the coding sequence ATGTACCGAATCAGTGAATTTTCAAAAATAACCAATTTAACGGTCAAGGCGCTGCGCTATTATGACGAGCAGGGAATCCTGGCGCCATCTCATCGGGACAGCCAGAATGGCTATCGCTACTACAGTGAGGAGGATTTCAAACGGGCACAGCTGGTTGCGCTGCTGCGATCCTTTGATTTTTCCATTTCCGAACTGCGGGACGTCATGGAAAACTTTGACGAGGATGCAGATCTGACTTATTTTCTGGAAGAAAAGAAAGCTATGATCGAGAATAAAATTGAAAAGGAAAAGGAACTGCTGAAAGAAATCTCCCTCTATATTGAGCCAGTCGGCCAGGAGGAAAGCCATATGCAGTATAAAATTGAAGTAAAACGTCTGGAGCCCGTAATGGTTGCATCGATTCGCTATCAGGGACTTTACAGTGAGGTGGGGAAGTATATCGCCAGAATATATAAAGCGGTGAAGGGGAGCGCCAGCGGTATTCCATTTAATCTGTACTATAATGAAGCCTACCAGGAAAAAGCGGATATAGAAATCTGTGTGCCTGTCAAGCGCTACATTGAAGCCGCGGGAATTGAGTGTAAGACACTCCCGGCAGTGGAGCGTGCTGTTTCGACCATACACCAGGGAAGCTACAGCCACTTTAATCACGCTTACAAGGCGCTGCTGGATTATTCCAAGGCGCAGGGTCTGAAGCTGTTGATTCCATCAAGGGAGATATACATAAAAGGACCC
- a CDS encoding helix-turn-helix domain-containing protein, with product MKNQLSMNLTALRKMNQYTQEEVASRIGVSRQAVAKWESGESAPDVINCNALAEMYNVSLDDLVNYNEKERDGLAIPPKDKHMFGCVSVGERGQIVIPKKAREIFDIKPGDRLMVLGDEDPERAGIAIVKEDVFMELAAQIMDAVKRGEE from the coding sequence ATGAAAAATCAGTTAAGTATGAATCTGACTGCACTCCGGAAAATGAACCAATATACGCAGGAGGAGGTAGCATCCAGAATCGGCGTTAGCCGTCAGGCTGTGGCAAAATGGGAAAGCGGCGAGAGCGCACCGGATGTCATTAACTGCAACGCATTGGCCGAAATGTACAATGTGAGTCTGGATGACCTTGTGAATTATAATGAAAAAGAAAGAGACGGCCTGGCCATCCCGCCAAAGGATAAGCATATGTTCGGCTGTGTGAGCGTGGGAGAGCGCGGGCAGATTGTTATACCTAAAAAAGCACGCGAAATTTTTGATATAAAACCCGGTGACCGGCTGATGGTTCTTGGCGATGAGGATCCTGAGAGAGCCGGTATTGCCATTGTAAAGGAAGATGTTTTTATGGAGCTTGCCGCCCAGATCATGGACGCAGTGAAAAGAGGCGAGGAATAG
- a CDS encoding GNAT family N-acetyltransferase — translation MKIRKMQFSDIPELARLYYQFWRETSDVEAMKRQFRRLEKTDTHILLCAEDDSRLIGSVMGIICEELYGDCHPFMVLENMIVDKACRQSGVGKALLSVLEKQARERDCAQIILVTEKNRKDACCFYEANGFQIDNTGYKKKL, via the coding sequence GTGAAGATAAGAAAAATGCAGTTTTCTGACATACCAGAACTCGCCAGGCTTTATTACCAGTTTTGGAGAGAAACATCAGATGTTGAGGCTATGAAGCGCCAGTTCAGACGTCTTGAAAAAACAGATACCCATATTCTTTTATGTGCGGAGGATGACAGCCGACTTATCGGGTCGGTGATGGGCATAATCTGTGAGGAGCTCTATGGCGACTGTCATCCTTTTATGGTGCTTGAAAATATGATTGTGGATAAAGCCTGCCGTCAGAGCGGCGTCGGAAAAGCTCTGCTCAGCGTTCTGGAAAAGCAGGCGAGGGAACGCGATTGCGCACAGATCATCCTGGTGACCGAAAAAAACCGGAAAGATGCCTGCTGCTTTTATGAAGCGAATGGATTCCAGATAGATAATACAGGGTACAAGAAAAAATTATGA
- a CDS encoding AzlD domain-containing protein → MTATTLLIYILVMAGVTYLIRVLPLALFKKKIESKFVKSFLYYVPYAVLGTMTFPAIFYSTGSLYSATAGLIVAILLAMKEKGLVTVAVFACAAVLVVETVLGYL, encoded by the coding sequence ATGACAGCCACTACTTTGTTAATTTACATTCTGGTTATGGCGGGTGTTACCTATTTAATCCGCGTTTTGCCGCTGGCCCTGTTTAAAAAGAAAATAGAAAGCAAATTTGTAAAATCCTTTTTATATTATGTGCCTTATGCGGTTCTCGGAACCATGACCTTTCCGGCTATTTTCTATTCTACCGGAAGCCTGTACTCTGCGACTGCGGGGCTGATCGTTGCCATTTTACTGGCAATGAAAGAAAAAGGCCTGGTCACCGTGGCTGTGTTTGCCTGCGCGGCGGTGCTGGTAGTGGAGACGGTGCTGGGATATTTGTAA
- a CDS encoding AzlC family ABC transporter permease, with protein sequence MEKTEEKIIINNSFVKGLEDGIPIGLGYLSVAFTFGMMAVTQGLPAWSAVLISMTNLTSAGQFAGLDLIVLGAPFVEMALTQLIINLRYALMSLSLSQKLEDSVTTLERCLIAFGNTDEIFAVSSGQPGKLGKWYMFGLMVMPYIGWSGGTLIGAAASTILPEFIRSALGIAIYGMFIAIIIPPARKKKSVRAVLVFAVALSCIFTFAPVLNQVSTGFTIIICTIAASAFGAWFFPISEEEEI encoded by the coding sequence ATGGAAAAAACAGAAGAGAAGATCATCATTAATAACAGTTTCGTAAAGGGATTAGAAGATGGAATTCCCATTGGGCTGGGCTACCTGTCCGTGGCTTTTACCTTTGGAATGATGGCCGTCACCCAAGGGCTTCCCGCATGGTCTGCGGTACTTATCTCCATGACAAATCTGACCTCTGCGGGGCAGTTTGCCGGACTGGATTTGATTGTGCTTGGCGCTCCCTTTGTGGAGATGGCCCTTACCCAGCTGATCATTAATTTGCGCTATGCGCTCATGTCTTTGTCGCTCTCGCAAAAACTGGAAGACTCTGTGACTACCCTGGAGCGTTGCCTGATCGCCTTTGGCAATACAGATGAGATCTTTGCCGTGAGCAGCGGACAGCCTGGAAAGCTGGGAAAATGGTATATGTTTGGCCTGATGGTGATGCCTTATATCGGATGGTCCGGCGGCACCCTGATTGGCGCGGCGGCCAGCACCATTCTTCCGGAGTTCATACGCTCTGCTCTGGGGATCGCTATTTATGGTATGTTTATTGCCATTATCATACCACCGGCCAGAAAGAAAAAATCGGTCAGAGCCGTGTTGGTTTTTGCGGTGGCATTAAGCTGTATTTTCACCTTTGCGCCTGTCCTCAATCAGGTATCGACAGGCTTTACCATCATCATCTGTACCATTGCGGCGTCGGCCTTTGGGGCATGGTTCTTTCCCATCAGTGAGGAGGAAGAAATATGA
- a CDS encoding 4'-phosphopantetheinyl transferase family protein — protein MIDVYTLDTHFFSVAGKTVHVEVLLNKIFEERGLAVPVKIKKNRYGKPFLKEYPSLHFNGSHSGDYLVCAVSQSPVGVDVQRIDRTKQVMPLAARFMAPAEVCGLESLDGETQTRAFYRLWAQKESYMKYRGMGFALPLSAFEIQRESGEYQVLDQGSPAEGVFLRSLGLAPDYELWVCGEEPAVREIEFGVL, from the coding sequence ATGATTGATGTGTACACGCTGGATACGCATTTTTTTTCGGTTGCAGGAAAAACCGTGCATGTCGAGGTGCTTTTAAATAAGATATTTGAAGAAAGAGGACTGGCGGTTCCGGTAAAAATCAAGAAGAACCGCTATGGAAAGCCATTTTTAAAAGAATATCCCAGTCTGCATTTTAACGGTTCCCATTCGGGAGATTATCTGGTATGCGCAGTGTCCCAAAGCCCTGTGGGAGTGGATGTGCAGCGGATTGACCGGACAAAACAGGTCATGCCTCTGGCAGCGCGCTTTATGGCTCCGGCAGAGGTTTGTGGACTGGAATCTTTGGATGGTGAAACGCAGACGCGGGCATTTTACAGGCTGTGGGCGCAGAAGGAAAGCTATATGAAATACCGGGGCATGGGGTTTGCCCTGCCGCTGAGCGCCTTTGAGATACAGAGAGAGTCGGGGGAATACCAGGTCCTCGACCAGGGAAGCCCGGCAGAAGGCGTCTTTTTAAGAAGTCTGGGGCTGGCTCCGGATTACGAGCTATGGGTATGCGGCGAGGAGCCTGCGGTACGGGAAATTGAATTTGGAGTTTTATGA
- a CDS encoding ABC-2 transporter permease, whose amino-acid sequence MMRALLYKELLLTSLPPMFIFMFFGAMLMIPGYPYYVPFFFGCLGLFFTFQNGRENKDTFYTAALPISKGDVVRARCLLVVLVELGEVLISVPFAVLRAYVLPPNPVGIEPNPAFYGFVLVMFTIFNVIFLTQFYKTAYNVGKSFIIAQIPLWLYIIVMEALVHFPTLSAYLDTTEPSMMLGQLPILAAGIIIYVLGILVACRVSIQRFEKVDL is encoded by the coding sequence ATGATGAGAGCATTGCTTTATAAAGAACTGCTTTTAACCAGTCTGCCGCCGATGTTTATCTTTATGTTCTTTGGTGCCATGCTGATGATTCCCGGCTATCCCTATTATGTTCCGTTTTTCTTTGGCTGCCTTGGGCTTTTCTTTACCTTTCAAAACGGGCGTGAAAACAAAGATACCTTCTATACTGCGGCGCTGCCTATCTCAAAGGGAGACGTTGTCAGAGCAAGATGCCTGCTGGTAGTGCTGGTAGAGCTTGGCGAGGTGCTTATCTCTGTTCCCTTTGCTGTTCTGCGGGCATATGTGCTGCCGCCGAATCCGGTAGGGATTGAGCCGAATCCTGCGTTTTATGGTTTTGTATTGGTGATGTTTACCATCTTTAATGTGATCTTTCTGACGCAGTTTTACAAAACAGCGTACAATGTTGGAAAGTCTTTTATAATCGCCCAGATTCCTCTGTGGCTATACATTATCGTGATGGAAGCACTGGTGCATTTCCCAACGCTCAGCGCTTATCTGGACACAACGGAGCCATCGATGATGTTGGGGCAGCTGCCGATTCTGGCAGCCGGGATAATAATTTATGTATTGGGAATACTGGTGGCCTGCCGTGTTTCTATCCAGCGATTTGAAAAAGTCGATTTATAA
- a CDS encoding ABC transporter ATP-binding protein, whose translation MNLLSVENLSKKYPAFELKDVSFDVKQGSIMGFIGKNGAGKSTTLKAMLNMVHPDSGTIEMLGKDFNQNEAWCKQNIGVVLGGIDYYPKKKLKTITKVTSRFYEKWDDRKYQQALKIFELDECKTVDQLSAGMRVKYLIALALSHHASLLIFDEPTSGLDPVSRDDLLVLFKKLVQAGDRSILFSTHITSDLEKCADTITYIKDGAILASEDREAFIRHFQYLKDKESDPALSLEDIMVHMERKKYDESIAL comes from the coding sequence ATGAATCTGTTATCTGTCGAAAATCTCAGCAAAAAATATCCGGCTTTCGAGTTAAAGGATGTCTCCTTTGATGTAAAGCAGGGCAGCATCATGGGCTTTATTGGAAAAAACGGGGCAGGAAAGAGCACCACCCTCAAGGCCATGCTGAATATGGTTCATCCCGACAGCGGCACCATTGAAATGTTGGGAAAAGATTTTAACCAGAACGAAGCATGGTGTAAGCAGAATATCGGTGTCGTGCTGGGAGGAATTGATTACTATCCCAAAAAGAAATTGAAGACCATCACCAAAGTGACCAGCCGGTTTTATGAAAAATGGGATGACAGAAAGTATCAGCAGGCTTTAAAGATTTTTGAGCTTGATGAGTGTAAAACTGTGGACCAGCTGTCAGCCGGCATGCGAGTTAAATATCTCATAGCACTGGCGCTTTCACACCATGCCAGCCTTTTGATTTTTGACGAGCCGACCAGCGGACTGGACCCTGTATCAAGAGATGATCTGCTGGTTTTGTTTAAAAAGCTGGTGCAGGCGGGTGACCGCAGCATCCTGTTTTCTACGCATATCACATCAGACCTGGAAAAATGCGCGGATACCATTACCTATATTAAGGACGGCGCAATTCTCGCCAGTGAAGATCGGGAAGCATTTATCCGCCATTTCCAGTATCTTAAGGATAAGGAAAGTGATCCTGCGCTGTCGCTGGAGGACATTATGGTTCACATGGAAAGGAAAAAATATGATGAGAGCATTGCTTTATAA